One Drosophila willistoni isolate 14030-0811.24 chromosome 2R unlocalized genomic scaffold, UCI_dwil_1.1 Seg167, whole genome shotgun sequence DNA segment encodes these proteins:
- the LOC6642613 gene encoding sorting nexin-29, whose amino-acid sequence MPENALPEATRAALSGSTFGQRREDIFRRLQQSAQQISKNYAGIGKEFATERDETVQDFCEALEDMLGYGLRQTINVAMTAASIFQNMQEIVTGGMGVVVGGGTGETTFWDFCQQHLTPHEKQRYMELKQIWTKTGRGRAFLRSTLNERRLQSHVLTWLSDEEQLNRYYTPWSLLLNEEAAKKLPEILDSLQNVVFALQVDTTELNAPRRTTEAPVIREEPIIFAPQPVPVAVKRRQERPVERPIEGASSTEDLLGALSPKEALEVQQIISNQAVDQKLTLPNTNKAYSPPCDPIEPELEFLKTPLPDVYAETDAYEDRSDTSSQWSKSSSSANVITSQQTALEDQLHQLTERCALLETRVAELNLQNRQLIRRLTKQFEESGIDPNSSFCSNFLITIPQVKLTKTHYTYEIHITMRQRLEHWTLFRRYSEFNKLHKSLLRTHPSVHAVEFPPKKHFGNMKLVFVEERRQQLQIYLLNLVETLPQVESCKSKAELQKCFPFFRES is encoded by the coding sequence aTGCCAGAAAATGCTTTACCAGAGGCAACGCGAGCTGCATTGAGCGGAAGCACATTTGGTCAGCGTCGCGAGGATATCTTTAGACGACTTCAACAAAGTGCTCAACAGATTTCAAAGAATTACGCGGGCATTGGCAAGGAATTCGCAACGGAGCGAGATGAGACTGTTCAGGATTTTTGTGAGGCTCTGGAGGATATGCTGGGCTACGGCCTACGCCAGACGATAAATGTAGCAATGACGGCAGCTagcatttttcaaaatatgcaAGAAATCGTAACGGGTGGTATGGGGGTAGTCGTTGGGGGCGGCACTGGAGAGACAACATTCTGGGATTTTTGCCAACAACATTTGACGCCCCATGAAAAACAGCGTTACATGGAACTGAAACAGATCTGGACCAAAACGGGAAGAGGACGAGCTTTTCTTCGGTCTACGTTGAATGAAAGACGCCTACAAAGTCATGTTCTTACCTGGTTAAGTGATGAGGAGCAATTAAATCGATATTATACGCCATGGTCCCTATTACTTAACGAGGAGGCAGCGAAAAAATTGCCAGAAATTTTGGATAGCCTTCAGAATGTTGTGTTTGCCTTACAGGTGGATACAACAGAACTAAATGCACCCCGACGGACGACTGAAGCACCTGTGATCCGTGAAGAACCTATAATTTTTGCTCCTCAGCCTGTCCCAGTGGCTGTAAAACGACGTCAAGAGCGTCCTGTTGAACGTCCCATCGAAGGAGCAAGTTCTACAGAGGATCTGCTTGGCGCATTAAGTCCCAAAGAGGCTCTTGAGGTTCAACAAATTATATCTAACCAAGCTGTGGACCAGAAGCTAACGCTTCCTAACACAAATAAAGCGTATTCTCCACCCTGTGATCCAATAGAACCTGAACTAGAATTCCTAAAGACACCTCTGCCTGATGTTTATGCCGAAACAGATGCTTACGAAGATCGTAGCGATACCTCGTCACAATGGAGCAAGTCTTCCTCATCGGCCAATGTAATTACCAGCCAGCAAACAGCCTTAGAAGATCAATTGCATCAACTAACCGAACGCTGTGCCCTACTCGAAACTCGTGTGGCCGAATTGAATCTTCAGAATCGACAGCTAATCCGACGCCTAACCAAACAATTTGAAGAATCTGGAATCGATCCAAACTCTTCGTTTTGTTCAAACTTTCTCATAACCATTCCACAGGTGAAGCTGACCAAAACCCACTACACCTACGAAATTCACATAACAATGCGACAACGTCTCGAACATTGGACTCTGTTTAGACGATATAGCGAGTTCAATAAGCTACACAAATCCCTTCTGCGGACTCATCCCAGTGTCCATGCCGTAGAGTTTCCGCCAAAGAAACATTTTGGCAATATGAAATTGGTATTCGTCGAGGAACGGCGTCAGCAATTGCAAATCTATTTGCTCAATCTTGTCGAGACATTGCCGCAGGTGGAGAGCTGCAAATCTAAAGCGgaattgcaaaaatgttttccCTTCTTCCGGGAGAGTTag
- the LOC6642614 gene encoding WASH complex subunit 3, with the protein MEASAAITGDVDKTQIPPLNQKRILAFVNHFLISTCNFLNEFSMGCETKFVQMERHLQKIEASLVILETKLASIPSDNDNNNETPSTTTTKKEEEPNSSVEEATDEIENDEEISSALDEVSPPVGVRACDDIRYRKFFKMLQVGVPAPAVKQKMQTEGLEPQILDQPNLLLADGMRD; encoded by the exons atgGAGGCAAGTGCTGCAATTACTGGCGATGTGGATAAAACGCAGATACCCCCATTAAATCAAAAACGTATATTGGCTTTCGTCAATCACTTTTTAATAAGCACCTGTAATTTTCTCAACGAATTCTCCATGGGATGTGAAACAAAATTTGTGCAAATGGAGAGACATTTACAGAAAATCGAAGCTTCATTAGTAATCTTGGAAACTAAACTTGCATCCATACCCAGCGACAATGACAACAATAATGAAACACCAAGCACGACGACAACAAAGAAAGAGGAAGAGCCAAACTCTTCAGTCGAAGAAGCAACAGATGAAATCGAGAACGATGAGGAAATCTCATCTGCTCTGGATGAAGTCTCACCACCAGTGGGCGTACGAGCTTGCGATGATATACGCTATAGAAAATTCTTTAAGATGCTTCAAGTGGGCGTGCCTGCTCCAGCGGTAAAGCAAAAAATGCAAACCGAAGGCCTAGAACCTCAAATACTAGA TCAACCGAATCTTTTGCTAGCGGATGGTATGCGTGACTAG
- the LOC6642615 gene encoding 60S ribosomal protein L44 has translation MVNVPKQRRTFCKKCKVHKLHKVTQYKKSKERKGAQGRRRYDRKQQGFGGQTKPIFRKKAKTTKKIVLRMECTECKYRKQTPLKRCKHFELGGDKKRKGQMIQF, from the exons ATG gTGAATGTAccgaaacaacgtcgcactttCTGCAAAAAGTGCAAGGTCCACAAGCTGCACAAAGTGACGCAGTACAAGAAATCCAAGGAGCGTAAGGGTGCTCAGGGTCGTAGACGTTACGACAGGAAACAGCAAGGTTTCGGTGGCCAGACTAAGCCCATCTTCAGGAAGAAG GCCAAGACCACCAAGAAAATCGTGCTCCGTATGGAATGCACTGAGTGCAAATACCGCAAGCAGACTCCACTGAAGCGTTGCAAGCACTTCGAGTTGGGTGGTGACAAGAAGCGCAAGGGACAGATGATCCAGTTCTAA